The sequence AGAAATATATTTTCAGTTGGGCATGGAGTTTTCAATAATTGAAGTTTTCAAAAATGCACTTAAATATCATGTTATATATGAAGGTAGGAAGATTAGGTATGTTAAGAATGATCAAAGGAGGGTAAGATGTGATTGTGTTCATGGAGTGGAAAGAGTAAAAAAGCCAAGAAAACAGAAGAAAGACAAAGGGGGAGGTGACTCTGCTATCTCAAAAGAATCTAATGAGCCTAATTCTGCCTCTAATTCATATAATCTTGAGAATTATGTTGATATTGATGATGGAGGGAATGGTGAAACTAATGCCGAGAAGGCTGCTGATGCCTCTATGGATAAAGAAGGTTCTAACTCTACTAATGTTAAAGCTTCAAATGATCAAAGCTTGGTTCTACGTGATGGAATTGGAGGAACTCAACCTCCCAATACTCACAATGTGCGAAGAACTACGATGATACATTATGAGGAGGATGACCAAGTATAAGATGGTTTTATCAACACATACAGGCATTGACTTAGCACCTGTGCAACAGAAGAGACTTGATGATCTTGTGAAGGATGTTAGGTATTGGTTTTCAGTTTGGGTTGGTGATGATGAGTGCAAAATCTTTGAGGTTCAACAGGGATCTAAGAAGCTATCTGTACACTTAGGCCAAAATAAGGGCACGTGTAATAATTGGCAACTCACAGATCTTCCTTGTGTTTGCTGCCATTGTTAGGAGATGAGATCGCCCTGAAACATATGTTCACCCCTTGCTGAATATGGGTGCAATTAGAGCCACATATCAGTATTGTGTTCAACCCGTTAATAGTGACGAGTATTGGATTAAGACAGGTTTGATGAGTCCAATTCCACCAACCATAAAAGGCCTTTTGGTCGCCCAAtacagaagagaagaaaagatccTAGTGAAAATGAGGCTGATGGAACAAAAACTAAGAAGAGATTTAGAGTTACTTGTAGTAAGTGTCGAGAATCAGGACATAACTTCAAGATTTGCAAAGGAGCTCCAGCCTCAGGGAGAAAAACTGCAAAGTCGAAGAAAATAAATAGAAATCAGGAGGTGGAGGAGATTCAACTAACATAATCTACCCCACAGCCACAGATGATCATTTCTTATTTTAGTTGAtgagatttttatattttttaaaagttgaTGGGGACTAAATCTAACTCTTTAAGAAATAGTTAGGGACTAACTTGTCTTTTTAAAAGTCGATGAGGACTAATCTGGTTATATTTGACATGTTTATTTGGTTGCAGAATAGAGTTTCTAGTGGTTCCCAGCCACACTCATCTGCTAATACTAGAAATCCAACCCGTAATTTGGTTAGTTTTATGTACATCATTCAATAATATGCGTTAACCATAACTCTAGATTATAGGAGATTGCTTGACTTATGTTGTATAATGCTTGTCTTTCAGCAAGCAACCACCAATGTTAGACCCATTATTCTAACGGTGCCAATTGAAAATATCATAGGACTAGCCACTAGTTTAGTAAGTTTAGAATGCCTTTACTCAAATTTCTTTCATATGCTTCTTATATAGTTACAACATTTGAGATACTGTCATTGATGTTGTTTTAATTTACAATTTCAACCCACTACAAACAATATGGCCAGAGCAAAATAACCTGTTGTGAGGCCACACCAACCTGGACCAAGCTTTCCACTAACTACTTTTGGCACTCCATCACCCATCCCCCCACATAATCCACAGATTCAGCAACACCATGGAGTCTCCCTAGAAACAATGACTGCTGTAAGCAAGGGCACTGCTTCCAAGATGTTTCAGTTCATTCCAAACCCATAATTCAAGCACCCAAGGAAAAAGCGATCTACTTGAAAAGTCATCTAGCTGtcgattttattttttgaaaaaaactaATAACATGTTTGTCTTTTATGTGTTGTGTTACTTGATGTGATTGGATAAACTTGAATTTGTCTTTTGATCAGAGATGTATAATACTCTATTAGGAGTTCATGCACTACTGCATGATTAACTTTGGTTGGCATTTTGATTGTTCATCCAGCGAACCAATTTGTTTAAAACTTATGTTTAGGTACAAAACCTTTTTAACGGTGGTTAATTAATCTAATCTGTTATATGTGTTACTTTATCTTTTAGAAATTTTTCCTTCAAATAAGTTTCATTTCATTCAAGACAAAACAAATAACAACTAAATTAGACATTTTCAACATTATTCATTTGACTAAATCTAGGCCCTTACACTTACAAAACAACAATGGCTACTACTAGTGTCAATATTAACACTGCAAAGACAACGATAACAAACACTATACTAGTACATCTACTTTTGCATTCAATCTTTGGGGCACTATTTTGATGAACCTCTAACATGTCGACTCTGCTTTGCAGCTCCATGAGTTTTTGTTGCACTTTATTAGCAGTAGCACACAACGAACCAACATTAGCAACATCAACACCACCCAACATAACATCTTCCACAGCACCATGATTATTCTTGATATTAATAATCGAGtagtgctagggagccaatggtctaagtgtacaatatgtacaatgggctaaatctttggtttatgaattAAATGAACATCACTTATACTATgcagaataaccatccggataccaAGGATAACTATCCGgataccagggataataaacatctcatgttataaaaagttaattttgggttcaccaaggttcgaactcttgaccttccgCATCTGGAACTCTTATACCATgtcctgaaaccactcatcccaaaagcgtaaCCTGACAGGATAACGTAACACTAATAatgatatctctaatactccctaaaccttcattgtacacattgtacgcttaggccaTTGGCTCCCTAGACTTTCTCTTAATAATCAGGTCAACCCATGCAAAGAACTTATAGTGAAAAAGCCTTTCCTGTTAATCACAAGAACACCTCACTCAAACAACTTACTTATACATGGAAATCAACAAAAATTGAAGCTGCAATTTACCTTGTATAGCGGGCATCCGAAAAACAACTTCCCAGAATTTTCTGGAGTCCTTGAAATGAAGATTACAGCATATAAACCACATAGCATTTGGGTGTTCTCTTTTTATCGTTTCAACTTTTCTGATGTTACTATTATCAACATGCCCGAAATCACTACAGTTAGAACCACCATGTCTTCCACGGCGATTCGAACATGATGAACTTCCTTTGCTTGGAGTCATTCCACTTGAAATTGGGGTTTTAGAAccacaatgatgatgatgatgaacaaATATGGTTTCAACAGAGTATCTTAGGCTATCCTCCGCACGCATCGTTTTGGAACTAAAAAACGATGTCGTTCCTAACATAAGCACAAGAACTGTATTGTCCATTTCGATACACGTGACACTTAATGGCCACGTGTATACTTAATGCTCTACATAGACGACTTCCGTCCGTCACTAACGGACAAATTTGAACGAGGAACGGATTCGACAAACAACAATAGCCTCCGGGAACTTAATTGGGTATTTAAAAGGGTTAGGGACTAAAGTGTCCATCACAAAAATCATTGGAGACCGAATTGGataattattcaatttttttctaaACACCCTCCATGCGATGCCATTTTATTATGAATGAAAAAAACCTAATTCAACAGCACCCCGAAACCATCCCCAACCTCACCTCACTCTGAGACACGCTCTCACCTCTCTCACTCACCTCACCGTCGCTGCCGGTCGTCACTCGCCGCCGAAGCTCCGCTCTCTTGAATGATAAGGTACTCTCTCCGCCTTTGTTCAAATCCTCAACTTAACTATGTTGCAGCTTAAGTGAAGTCTGGTAGTGCCGTGAATGAATGCAGATAGATATAGGTGAAATAATGAAATAAAGATTTAAATATGCGCATTGGAGTTTTGTGTTTTGTCTCATGAAATGATCTTTGTTGTTTTGTCTCATCAACTGATCTCGGGTTTAATTAGTTTACTCTGAGATCAAAGTTGTTGCATTTTGTTATGACTTACCAACTTTTtttaattgcttttttttttgtgagTTTTGCTTGGAGTAATTGTTTTGGTTGATGTGAATTTTATTAGTAGATGTAAGGTTAATTATCTTTCCAATAATAGTACTTTTGGTTGTTAATATGGTTTGAAAGTGGGAAGGGGTGAAAGCTCTGTCACTGGTTTTGCTTCTTAATCATGATGCTATTTTTTGTGTCTGCTGCTGCCGCAATTGTTGATTCTGGTGTTGATACATTATCAAATTTGACAATACTAGTtattcaacactaattattttcTATTGTACAGAAAAATGAGACCTGTGAAAACTTTTTGTGTAGGTACTAAAAATTTGTACTATGTGTTTGTTGTGCATAGTTATTTTTAAACTATGAACTGGCCATAGAATGGCATTTGATGACATGGTTGTAGCTGTTCTGCTTGCTTGTAATGCTTTTGTTCTCTATTTGTAAGCATGGATGCGCTGCTGTTACGATAAGTGGAGGTCATGTCACCACACATTTCATCTTTTCAGTTGAAATGACTTTAATGAACTTTGCTTTAGAAGTTTAATGGAATTGGGTGTTACCCTTATGTTCTTTTAGTATGTAGTAGAGTCTGTCCACTCTCAATTCTAAATTCTCAAGTACGATGTCTGAAATAGTAGTTCCCATTCAATAATACTTGATTGCtttttttagtttattattataaaattagttattttgtataaaaaaacaTGAATGTTTGCCTATACTGTTTATTAAAATCTAATATAATAGATGGTGATGGATGTTGTTGATACGGTTATTTTAAAGATGCTTATGGTGTATATGCTATAGTATTTGCCTAGACATTTTTTATGGTTTGGAGCATGGTTCTGAAAATTGAACCGAATCGGCCAGTTCAACCGGAAAAATCAGGAACCGGTCACCTAATTGGTCCGGATAAGGTCAGAAATCAGCTAGTAAAAAATCGGTGAAAAAACCGGTCAAACCGGCAGTTAACCGATGAACCAGGAGAACCGTCCGATTTTTTCACGGTTTATTGGTTTGAAAATTAAActtcaaaacggcgtcgttttgaagaaaaaaaaaagagaaaagggcTATCTTCAGTTTCTCTCACCCTCTCACCCTCCGACAGGCCACAGCCCCTCATCGCCGTCGCACCTCTCCTCCATCTTTTGATGCTTCAATTTTTTGCTGCTTAAATTGGGCTAAAGTTGAATTTGAAGATAACCAAGATTGCCTTAATCTTTTTGAAAAGCTACATATCTTCCTTGCCCATTTTTTCTCTGTAATATTCTGTAGTGTTTGATATTCATATTATGGAGGATAAGATTGAATCATGCTAAATCAGTAAATCCTAATAAAAGTGAGCAAATCTATTGGACAAAGCAGGGCAAATTGTGTTCCTTAATAATAACGATTAAGAAAGTAATCTGTATTGTTTTGACAGCAATAGTCTGCCTGTCTATGTGTGTGTGTCCTGGATGAAATTTGGTGTTGCTAATAGCCTAATATCTTTCTATTCTTTGTTGTGGAAATTTGCCATATCTGATTAGAAAACTCCTTGTTTGTGTATAGAAACCATAGGGATAGTCCTTGTTTGTGTATAGAAagttagtaattgtatcttttgaatgtagaacactAGTTTGTCATTATGTACatcttattttttgtttaattataaactttgatgtttgaaaTTGTTTGTGAACCTCTAATCTTAAGTAATGGATAAATTATTAtgtgaaatattaaattttattaagttataaattattgaattttattaagtttaataattttatttaatatttaattaaaccggttgaaccccgaTTCAACTCTGGTCGAACCAGCAAATCATTGAACCAGTAACTTtaccggtttattgaccggtccggttctcgcaaccttggtttGGAGTATTGAGATCAGGTTTTCTAATATAAATATGTTATAGGTTAGGCAAAAATGGTAAAAAAATTGGCTTTATAATAGCAAAAGAGGCTAAACTGGTTTTTAAATtgtcaaaaattagtttttaagttaaaattgattttgtttaacgattttttatttttataaattaaataaatgtaataattatcaaaataaataatttaaaaa is a genomic window of Arachis ipaensis cultivar K30076 chromosome B06, Araip1.1, whole genome shotgun sequence containing:
- the LOC107648113 gene encoding uncharacterized protein LOC107648113 yields the protein MDNTVLVLMLGTTSFFSSKTMRAEDSLRYSVETIFVHHHHHCGSKTPISSGMTPSKGSSSCSNRRGRHGGSNCSDFGHVDNSNIRKVETIKREHPNAMWFICCNLHFKDSRKFWEVVFRMPAIQGKAFSL